In a single window of the Bacillus mycoides genome:
- a CDS encoding NupC/NupG family nucleoside CNT transporter gives MHFILNMLGIFVVILIVFLCSPNKRKIKWRPIVILIILELFITWFMLGTKLGSIIINKIASFFSWLLSCANEGIRFVFPSAMENQTVDFFFSALLPIIFVITFFDILSYFGILTWIIDKVGAIISKISRLPKLESFFSIQMMFLGNTEALAVVRDQLSVLKENRLLTFGIMSMSSVSGSILGAYLSMVPATYIFSAIPLNCINALILANVLNPVEVTKEDDVIYSPSKNEKKDFFSTISNSMLVGMNMVIVILAMVIGYVALTACLNGILSFFVTGLTIQKIFSIIFSPFAFLLGLSGKDAMYVAELMGIKITTNEFVAMMDLKSNLKSLQPHTIAVATTFLASFANFSTVGMIYGTYNSLFGGEKSSIIGKNVWKLLVSGMAVSLLSAMLVGLFVW, from the coding sequence ATGCATTTCATATTAAATATGTTAGGGATTTTCGTTGTAATATTAATCGTTTTCCTATGTTCGCCTAATAAAAGAAAAATAAAATGGAGACCAATTGTTATTCTAATAATATTGGAGCTTTTTATTACGTGGTTTATGTTAGGCACGAAATTGGGCAGTATTATCATTAATAAAATTGCGTCATTTTTCAGTTGGCTACTATCATGTGCGAATGAAGGAATTCGATTTGTATTTCCTTCAGCTATGGAAAATCAAACAGTTGATTTCTTCTTTAGCGCCTTACTTCCTATCATTTTTGTTATCACTTTCTTTGATATTCTTTCGTATTTTGGAATCTTAACTTGGATTATCGATAAAGTTGGTGCAATCATTTCAAAGATTTCTCGTTTACCAAAGTTAGAAAGCTTCTTTTCCATTCAAATGATGTTTTTAGGAAATACGGAAGCACTTGCAGTTGTTCGTGATCAATTATCTGTGTTAAAAGAAAATCGTTTGTTGACTTTTGGAATTATGAGTATGAGTAGCGTCAGCGGATCCATTCTTGGTGCTTATCTATCAATGGTTCCAGCAACATATATTTTCAGCGCTATTCCTTTAAACTGTATTAACGCATTAATCTTGGCTAATGTTTTAAATCCTGTAGAAGTTACTAAAGAAGATGATGTTATTTATTCACCTTCAAAAAATGAAAAAAAAGATTTCTTTTCTACTATTTCAAACAGTATGTTAGTTGGGATGAATATGGTTATTGTTATTTTAGCGATGGTAATTGGCTATGTAGCATTAACAGCATGTTTAAATGGTATTTTAAGCTTTTTTGTAACAGGCTTAACAATTCAAAAAATCTTCTCTATTATCTTTAGCCCCTTTGCTTTTTTACTCGGTTTATCAGGAAAAGATGCTATGTATGTAGCTGAATTAATGGGGATAAAAATAACAACGAATGAATTTGTTGCAATGATGGATTTAAAATCAAACCTAAAGTCTTTACAACCACATACAATTGCGGTTGCAACTACATTTCTAGCTTCTTTTGCAAACTTTAGTACAGTAGGTATGATTTATGGAACTTACAATTCATTATTTGGCGGGGAAAAATCATCAATAATCGGTAAAAATGTTTGGAAGCTTCTTGTTAGCGGAATGGCTGTTTCCTTATTAAGCGCTATGCTTGTGGGGCTTTTTGTATGGTAA
- a CDS encoding DinB family protein: protein MSKKEILQNGVKQVFYEEEWYPPISEALKNLTAAQACWQPEGTASNTIWENANHLLIFKERLLSRLHQDDTFVAPQNNDDTFVQGGPNDDDAWQQTVKRTLQVHDALRSSLTSLQEAELDQTSPSLPVWQQYLNILLHDAYHTGQIIQLRKLQGSWPSHRSYL from the coding sequence ATGAGTAAAAAAGAAATATTACAAAATGGGGTCAAGCAAGTTTTTTACGAAGAAGAATGGTACCCACCGATATCAGAAGCGTTAAAGAATCTTACCGCTGCACAAGCATGTTGGCAACCAGAAGGAACGGCCAGTAATACGATTTGGGAAAATGCAAACCATTTACTAATCTTTAAAGAGCGCTTACTTTCCCGCTTACATCAAGATGACACATTTGTTGCTCCACAAAATAATGATGACACGTTTGTCCAAGGTGGACCTAATGATGATGATGCTTGGCAACAAACAGTGAAGCGAACGCTCCAAGTACATGATGCCTTACGATCTTCATTAACATCCCTTCAAGAAGCAGAACTGGATCAAACAAGTCCGTCTCTACCAGTTTGGCAACAATATCTGAATATCCTATTGCATGATGCTTATCATACAGGTCAAATTATACAACTTCGTAAACTCCAAGGTTCATGGCCATCTCATCGTTCATATTTATAA